The Anaerolineae bacterium genomic sequence CGGCAGGCGTATCTTCGGCCACAATCTGGCCTTTGTTGATGATGAGCACCCGGTTACAAATCTGCTCTACTTCCGAGAGGATGTGGGTGCTCAAAATAACGGTGTGGTTGGCGCCCAAAGCCCTGATCAACTTACGCACTTCGATGATTTGTTTGGGGTCCAGGCCAATGGTCGGCTCGTCCAGGATCAGCACTTCGGGGTCGTGGACAATGGCCTGGGCAATGCCTACCCGCTGGCGCATTCCTTTGGAGAGTTTGCCGATCAACACGTTACAGTGATGCCCCAGGTCTACCTTTTCCAGCGCCTCTTTCACCTGCCGGCCCCGGCCATTTACTTTACGCAAAGCGGCCACGTAATCCAGATAATCTCCCACCGTCATGTCCTGGTAAAGCGGCACCGATTCCGGCAAATAGCCAATCCGTTTGCGCACCTCCAAACTGTGATAAAAAACGTCAAAACCATTGATGGAGGCTGTGCCGGTAGAGGGGGGCATATAGGCCGTTAAGATACGCATGGTGGTGGTTTTCCCTGCGCCGTTTGGACCCAGAAAACCTAAGATCTCGCCCGGGTTAACGTGAAAACTGACGTTTTGAATGGCGGCCCGCGGGCCGTAATACTTGGTGAGGTTGTCGGCTTGAATCATAGCGAGGCGAAAAATCTCCTGACCAGATTGGGGATATAGTTGGGCAGACACCTTTGCCTTGTCCGGGGTTTGGCCGGGCAAAGAGGTAAACAAACCAGAACCACCTCTGGTAGCGGTCGGGTCTACCCTTAAAATAGTACGGGTTTGTGATTAAAGCAAGATTAAGATTCAATAAAAAGTCAATGAGAAAGCCCAAAATAGTTCGGGATTCTTTTCGATTTGACAATTGACCATAACTGATTTACAATCGCTGCTTGGCAAGGGATTTAATGTAGAGTAAAAATATCGAGCAGTGTAGCTCAGGCTTCGCAGCACCGGCGAAGCATTTTTTTTGCCCGGATAAAGTTTTTGCCCGGCATGTGTCATTTGTCCGCTTTAATAGTGACATTTTCCACTAGATTTGATACCTTAATTGACCTATACTGTTAGGGTTAAAAAGACACACCGATAAGCAAAATTGTAAATACGAGCAAAAAGCCCTGCGGCCCTCGGTAACATTTCAGGCTATTTCGCCTTAGCCAAGGCGTTCATAAAAATACATTCAGTTTTTGAGGAGTCAATCTATGTCGCGTTTTAAAGTTATTCTATTTAGTCTTTTGATAATGCTCTTTACTGCGCCAACCGCCCTGGCGGCGCCGCTGCCACAGGATGCGCCCGAACCACTACCCTGGCTGTGGTGGTTAGGGCCAATTGGTTCTCTTATTGCCTTTGTTTTTGTTTTCGTTTTCTATAATTCGGTGATGAAGGAAAGCGAAGGCACCGAGGTAATGGCCGAAATTGCCCAGGCCGTGCGCGAAGGCGCCATGGCTTATCTCAGGCGCCAATACAAGGTAGTAATCATTGCCTTTGTGGTGCTCTTTTTGCTGTTTGCCATCTTGGCTTACGGCTTTGGCGTGCAGAACCAGGTTATTCCCTTTGCCTTCCTCACCGGTGGGTTCTTCTCCGGTTTGTGCGGCTTTATTGGCATGAAAACGGCCACCAATGCTTCGGCCCGCACGGCCAATGCGGCCCGCCGCAGTTTGAACGACGGCCTGCAAGTGGCCTTCCGCGCAGGCGCGGTAATGGGCCTGGTCGTGGTCGGCTTTGCCCTGCTTGACATTGCCGCCTGGTTCTTGATTTTGTACTATCTCTTCCCTGTCTCCTTCTTTGGGGAGATGAATCCCCTGCCCCAAATTACAGTGATTATGCTGAGTTTTGGCATGGGCGCTTCTACCCAGGCGCTCTTTGCCCGTGTGGGCGGCGGTATCTATACCAAAGCGGCCGACGTGGGCGCGGACCTGGTGGGTAAAGTGGAAGCCGGCATCCCCGAAGACGACCCCCGCAACCCCGCCACCATCGCCGACAACGTGGGCGACAACGTGGGCGACGTGGCCGGGATGGGCGCCGACCTGTATGAATCTTATGCCGGTTCTATCCTGGCCAGCGCCGCCCTGGGCGTGGCCGCCGTAGCCACCGAAGCCGCCACCAATCCAGCGTTTTTGCAGGGTTTTAGCGAAATTGGCATGCAGTTGCGCTATATGGCCGCGCCGTTGGCCCTGGCCGCCGTGGGCGTGGTTCTGTCGGTTATTGGCATTTACCTGGTGCGCACCAAAGAAGGCGCCACCATGAGCGACCTGATGGGCGCAATTAATAACAGTATTACCTATAGTTCCATCGGTATTGCCATTGTCAGCCTGGGCATTGTTTATCTACTGGATTTGAACAAGCCGTTGATGCTCTGGCTGGCAATTGTGGCCGGTTTGGTGGTGGGGGTCATCATTGGCCGCGCCACCGAGTATTATACGTCTGACGATAGGCCGCCTACCAAACGCATTGCCGACCAGAGTTTAACCGGCCCGGCCACCGTGATTATTGAAGGTTTGGCCGTGGGCATGCGCTCCACCGCTATCCCGGTTATCTCTGTGGTGCTGGGCATTGCCGTGAGCTTTTATCTCCCCGGTGGGGCGAGCAACACCCTGATTGGCCTGTACGGGGTTGGTTTGGCCGCCGTAGCCATGCTTTCTACCCTGGGTTTAACCCTGGCCACCGACGCCTACGGTCCCATTGCCGATAACGCGGGCGGCAACGCTGAAATGGCGCACCTGCCGCCGGAAGTGCGCCAACGCACCGACCAGCTTGACGCGGTGGGCAATACGACCGCCGCCACCGGCAAAGGTTTTGCCATCGGTTCCGCCGCCCTCACCGCGCTGGCGCTGCTGGCCTCTTACCTGGAAGAAATCCGGTTTGGCCTGATTCACCTGGGCACAAAAGTAACCGAAGTGCCCATTCCGGGTTACAGCGGCATGGTAAAAGTGGCCGAGATGACCATGGGCGACTTTGCCGCTTACTACAATATCAACCTGTTAAACCCGGCGGTGTTAATGGGCATCTTTATGGGGGCCATGACCGTGTTTCTCTTCTCCGCCATGACCATGAGCGCGGTAGGCCGCGCGGCCGGGTCAATGGTGCAAGAAGTGCGCCGCCAGTTCAAAGAATTTCCCGGCATTTTGAAAGGCGAACAAAAGCCGGACTATGCTCGTTGTGTTGAGATCAGCACCGCCGGCGCGCAGAAAGAAATGATTGCGCCGTCGGTGTTGGGTATTGGGATGCCTATTGTAGTGGGCTTATTCTTGGGCGTGCCCGGCGTGATGGGCCTGCTGGCCGGCGGCCTGGCCACCGGCTTTACCGTGGCCGTGATGATGGCCAACTCCGGCGGAGCCTGGGATAACGCCAAGAAGGGCATTGAAAAAGGCGCGTACGGCGGCAAAGGTTCCGACTCGCACAAAGCTACCGTGGTGGGCGATACCGTCGGCGACCCCTTCAAAGACACCACCGGCCCCTCACTCAACATCCTCATCAAGTTGATGTCAATGGTGTCCATTGTGTTTGCCGGTTTGATCTCGCAGTTAGGCACCGGCGGTTTGTTGGGCATGATTCTGGGCGGGTAATAGCTACTGTTGCCTTATCAAAAGGCCTGGCGGTCTTTAAGACCGGGCAGGCCTTTTTTTAACCAGGTAGCAGTTCACCCTATAATCTGTTCGGCAATCTCTCTTTTGTGTGATATAATCGTAGTGGCAAAAAGCCTAAGTCATAGGGTTGCAAAGCTGGCTTTGCGCTCCATAAACATCAATCAGGAGGGAACATTATGGACACGCTCCAGGTTATCGCGCTGATCATTATTGCCCTGGTCATTTTGGCCGTAATCATTGCCTTTCGCCAGAGATTGGGCCTGAGTTTGAAATTTCTGGGGCTTGACGTGCAAGTTGAAGCCGAAAATGAAGGCCGCCCGCCCCAGGCTCAAACCCAGCCGCCGCCCCCCGCCGGGGTTAGGGTAAAAGATGCCAAAGCTACCGCAGGCGGCTTGCTGATTGAAGAGGGCCAATCGGCGCAGGGAACGGGCATTGACGTTGAAGGCGTTGAGGTAAAAGACGACATCGTCATTGGCAAAGGCCAAAGCGGTTCCCCAAAAGACCGGCCCCTGACGTAGACGCGGGGGAGGGCGGCCGTTCAACTCACTTTGAGAATGTGCAGGCCGGCGGCGACATTAACGTCAACCAGCAGAATATCTTTATGCCCCCGTCGGAGCCGGACCGGGCTGAGCAACTGGCTAAATATTTGGGCGTAATGGTCAAAATCTTTGACGACCTGCCGCTGGCCCC encodes the following:
- a CDS encoding sodium-translocating pyrophosphatase; the encoded protein is MLFTAPTALAAPLPQDAPEPLPWLWWLGPIGSLIAFVFVFVFYNSVMKESEGTEVMAEIAQAVREGAMAYLRRQYKVVIIAFVVLFLLFAILAYGFGVQNQVIPFAFLTGGFFSGLCGFIGMKTATNASARTANAARRSLNDGLQVAFRAGAVMGLVVVGFALLDIAAWFLILYYLFPVSFFGEMNPLPQITVIMLSFGMGASTQALFARVGGGIYTKAADVGADLVGKVEAGIPEDDPRNPATIADNVGDNVGDVAGMGADLYESYAGSILASAALGVAAVATEAATNPAFLQGFSEIGMQLRYMAAPLALAAVGVVLSVIGIYLVRTKEGATMSDLMGAINNSITYSSIGIAIVSLGIVYLLDLNKPLMLWLAIVAGLVVGVIIGRATEYYTSDDRPPTKRIADQSLTGPATVIIEGLAVGMRSTAIPVISVVLGIAVSFYLPGGASNTLIGLYGVGLAAVAMLSTLGLTLATDAYGPIADNAGGNAEMAHLPPEVRQRTDQLDAVGNTTAATGKGFAIGSAALTALALLASYLEEIRFGLIHLGTKVTEVPIPGYSGMVKVAEMTMGDFAAYYNINLLNPAVLMGIFMGAMTVFLFSAMTMSAVGRAAGSMVQEVRRQFKEFPGILKGEQKPDYARCVEISTAGAQKEMIAPSVLGIGMPIVVGLFLGVPGVMGLLAGGLATGFTVAVMMANSGGAWDNAKKGIEKGAYGGKGSDSHKATVVGDTVGDPFKDTTGPSLNILIKLMSMVSIVFAGLISQLGTGGLLGMILGG
- a CDS encoding ABC transporter ATP-binding protein, which gives rise to MIQADNLTKYYGPRAAIQNVSFHVNPGEILGFLGPNGAGKTTTMRILTAYMPPSTGTASINGFDVFYHSLEVRKRIGYLPESVPLYQDMTVGDYLDYVAALRKVNGRGRQVKEALEKVDLGHHCNVLIGKLSKGMRQRVGIAQAIVHDPEVLILDEPTIGLDPKQIIEVRKLIRALGANHTVILSTHILSEVEQICNRVLIINKGQIVAEDTPAGLVARLEGGERIRLKTVTAPNNAVEILKSLPEVSQASQIEPGEFELECVRGLDCRPAIAQRVVENGWGLLELRAISASLEDIFLQLTADQELKQ